The Coffea arabica cultivar ET-39 chromosome 8e, Coffea Arabica ET-39 HiFi, whole genome shotgun sequence genome window below encodes:
- the LOC113722497 gene encoding uncharacterized protein, translating to MAKFKVLNAVFFVLLSVGVCVASRALLSHKEDAVAGYVHGGIGVDIGGNVAGGHGGGGGSGGGGGYVGSNGYAGGAGSGRGSGGGYGAGGGENGAVAGGGGAGGGNGGGGGYTAGGEHGSGNGGGGGEGGGAGGANGGGGGGGAGGGGGGGGSAGKVGGYGEGEGGGSGGGYGAGGEHGGAYGGGGGHGGGGGGGYNGGAEGGGYGSGEGAGGGAGGAHGGAYGGGEGGGAGGGGGYASGGEHAGGYGGGAGGGEGGGHGGYAP from the coding sequence ATGGCTAAGTTTAAAGTTCTCAATGCAGTTTTCTTCGTGCTATTGAGTGTAGGTGTATGTGTTGCGAGCAGAGCACTCCTTTCACATAAAGAGGATGCCGTTGCTGGCTACGTTCATGGAGGCATCGGTGTTGATATTGGTGGCAATGTAGCTGGAGGacatggtggtggtggaggttcTGGTGGAGGTGGCGGCTATGTAGGGTCGAATGGTTATGCAGGTGGTGCAGGAAGTGGACGGGGTAGTGGTGGTGGATATGGTGCTGGAGGGGGAGAAAATGGTGCTGTTGCCGGTGGTGGCGGTGCAGGTGGAGGAAATGGTGGTGGAGGTGGCTATACTGCAGGAGGAGAGCATGGTAGTGGAAATGGAGGTGGAGGAGGTGAAGGTGGGGGTGCAGGTGGAGCAAATGGTGGTGGTGGGGGTGGTGGAGCAGGTGGTGGAGGTGGCGGCGGCGGTAGTGCGGGAAAAGTGGGCGGATATGGTGAAGGTGAAGGAGGCGGCAGTGGCGGAGGGTATGGTGCTGGCGGAGAACATGGTGGTGCATACGGTGGTGGGGGTGGacatggtggtggtggaggaggtGGTTATAATGGAGGAGCCGAAGGTGGTGGATATGGCAGTGGAGAGGGTGCCGGAGGTGGTGCAGGAGGAGCTCACGGTGGAGCATATGGTGGCGGTGAAGGAGGTGGTGCTGGTGGTGGAGGCGGCTATGCTTCTGGAGGTGAACATGCAGGAGGGTACGGAGGAGGAGCCGGCGGTGGCGAAGGTGGTGGACATGGTGGCTATGCCCCTTGA